Proteins encoded in a region of the Planococcus citri chromosome 1, ihPlaCitr1.1, whole genome shotgun sequence genome:
- the LOC135837983 gene encoding plexin-A2-like: MNIIRIPELFRTVLAYTLILGISTNCSDAKSTEDISAVFSLEYGRFDHLAVDNKYGRWVYIGSYDHLYQLSSDLRLQVEYTRKDLVDYSNCTNYECLRQFYGDSSLHNRILVLDYHYQQLISCGTFYSGLCHAHDLCDISKILATKNDPRMANDQLTRTVAFTTSFLVPNSSIPLPALYVGFVDDFIGQVQIRNLERTNFLSNLTEYAVYDSSKNAIGLPILQTKFIKGFSFQNSSYFLTQVDVAVTPPSNATIADQLFGAGYLIEIDHKQGKNSYNNAFITCNSSMEQSDGEYNQIQHAYIYEYVKKSKSASETDSLEVKETLMLALFNLHVGDGYTGFAVCKYDMNNIRFSAQNYQIQNEELIFFNEGKPDVTAMAVTTVNNHTVLFLGTQTGHLKKVSIEGIHSPNAGTANYYSDIVVEERSPVNSDLLFDFTKNFLYVMTENKIAKVKTYNCDGYNTSYECLRTQDPHCGWCFAKNRCSLKSECTDEQNSIGWMSYPIYKHLNTSSISNNEFLHTAEWNETISFIKSHPFDNLTMICSEYTTCSACVTSNYPCKWHVNNESCTSETIWSNDDIVIGATLDQIRSKTRRYTYHDKFPRDQFYCPQFFPTLLSESGIIYINADTEKETTIKIGYRIPTDSEDETLTCQFHIEGNKTMQYAASVVSRGYSEGTIECKNVTLTYADQKPNVTIQLSILWNESIPLHNPKNMSVILYKCPYIGIQCKTCLSLQYCKWNSQAKQCEYDSNYNKLWNSKDDKMKQCQDPIISFFTPKLGPWEGGSKVSIHISNLGNALPLSWNITVGDTPCMVHPHSAGEANEKLTCILKKCDSPTKDCSGPIKLVTEDLVLTSNTTFQFVDPKIKHISPTEGSMSGGTELTIQGDYMNAGSTIEVYIGDLECVVFENNSMHLKCVTGPSKHAFQNYVTVKFDGHIRTSEDVYEYDEELDPEENTRNIPRGVPTGGPDTSIIFHLPVDKNLTKDDEILFYIHDEQINKSYYSRCEISDVSLVCPTPSMCDIHTYSLNENKPKLMDYGFKMNTSDGVELNDLNVPKKYPTFLLYPNSVRYLIENTAGNKRIVIVKYKIIAIILGALLFAVIVIFIWYHRKSAEKLRKMQQQINIMETETMVASQLMEPIAIGEELELDVSDSHRLVLPNGEMLGPFARKSTRLYKNHSRFRSHTKKDGCGS, translated from the coding sequence ATGAATATAATACGTATTCCAGAACTATTTCGCACTGTATTGGCTTACACATTGATATTGGGAATCAGCACAAATTGCTCGGATGCAAAATCGACGGAAGATATCTCCGCAGTGTTTTCGCTTGAATATGGCCGATTCGACCATTTGGCAGTAGATAATAAGTATGGAAGATGGGTATACATAGGGTCATACGATCACCTTTATCAATTATCATCAGACCTGAGACTGCAAGTTGAATACACCAGAAAGGATCTAGTTGATTATTCAAATTGTACAAATTACGAGTGTTTGAGACAATTTTATGGAGATTCCAGTTTACACAACCGAATATTAGTATTGGACTATCACTACCAGCAATTGATATCGTGCGGTACTTTTTACTCAGGATTATGCCATGCTCATGATCTctgtgatatttcaaaaattttggcaacCAAGAATGATCCTCGAATGGCGAATGATCAACTTACACGAACAGTAGCCTTCACAACTTCTTTTTTAGTACCCAACTCATCGATACCATTGCCAGCACTGTATGTCGGCTTCGTCGACGATTTTATTGGCCAAGTACAGATCAGAAATCTTGAGCGaacgaattttttgtcaaatctaACAGAATATGCTGTGTATGATTCGTCGAAGAATGCCATAGGCCTACCCATTCTccaaacaaaattcattaagggtttcagttttcaaaacagTAGCTACTTTCTCACCCAAGTAGATGTCGCCGTTACACCTCCTTCAAACGCCACAATAGCTGATCAGCTCTTCGGAGCAGGATACCTTATCGAGATAGATCATAAAcagggaaaaaattcatataacAATGCTTTCATTACGTGCAATTCTAGCATGGAGCAATCAGATGGTGAATACAACCAAATCCAGCATGCTTACATCTACGagtatgtgaaaaaatcaaaatccgcaTCAGAAACAGATTCGCTCGAAGTGAAGGAAACATTAATGTTAGCACTTTTCAATCTGCATGTCGGAGATGGATACACAGGGTTTGCAGTATGTAAATATGATATGAATAACATACGTTTCTCCGCTCAAAACTATCAAATACAAAACGAAGAactgatatttttcaacgagGGTAAGCCAGACGTAACAGCCATGGCAGTCACAACTGTTAACAATCATACTGTCCTGTTCCTAGGTACCCAAACAGGACATCTGAAGAAAGTATCAATTGAAGGAATTCATTCACCCAATGCTGGAACGGCAAATTACTATTCGGATATCGTAGTTGAAGAAAGATCTCCTGTAAATTCCGATCTGCTGTTTGATTTcacaaaaaactttttgtatgtaatgactgaaaataaaattgccaaagtcaAGACGTACAATTGTGACGGATATAACACATCATACGAATGTTTGCGCACACAAGATCCTCATTGCGGATGGTGTTTCGCCAAAAATAGATGTAGTTTGAAATCAGAATGTACCGATGAACAAAATAGCATCGGATGGATGTCGTATCCCATCTATAAACACCTGAACACATCTTCAATTTCCAATAACGAATTTTTACACACAGCAGAATGGAATGAGACCATTAGTTTCATAAAATCACATCCTTTTGATAATCTCACGATGATATGTAGCGAATATACCACGTGTTCGGCATGTGTGACTTCAAATTATCCATGCAAGTGGCATGTGAATAATGAAAGCTGTACGAGTGAAACAATCTGGAGCAATGATGACATAGTAATAGGGGCTACTTTGGATCAGATTCGCTCGAAAACTCGTCGATACACATACCATGACAAATTCCCGAGAGATCAGTTTTACTGTCCACAGTTTTTTCCTACTCTTTTATCTGAATCGGGAATTATTTACATTAATGCTGACACAGAGAAAGAAACAACCATTAAAATAGGGTATAGAATCCCAACAGATTCAGAGGATGAAACATTGACATGTCAATTTCACATTGAAGGAAACAAGACCATGCAATATGCAGCTTCGGTAGTTTCGAGAGGTTATTCAGAAGGAACAATTGAATGTAAAAATGTGACACTTACATACGCTGATCAAAAACCAAATGTAACCATccaattgtcaattttatggAATGAATCAATACCTCTTCATAACCCCAAAAATATGAGTGTAATCTTATATAAATGCCCATACATTGGAATCCAGTGTAAAACATGCCTGAGTCTGCAATATTGCAAATGGAATTCACAAGCTAAACAATGTGAATATGATAGCAATTACAATAAATTGTGGAACAGTAAGGatgataaaatgaaacaatgtCAAGATCCAATAATCTCATTCTTTACACCAAAACTAGGACCATGGGAAGGTGGATCTAAAGTATCAATCCATATCAGTAACTTGGGTAATGCATTACCTTTGTCATGGAACATTACAGTAGGTGATACCCCTTGCATGGTACATCCACATTCTGCTGGTgaagcaaatgaaaaattaacgtgCATACTAAAAAAGTGCGATTCGCCAACTAAAGATTGTAGCGGACCAATTAAGCTTGTTACAGAAGACTTAGTTCTAACATCAAACACTACCTTCCAATTTGTAGACCCCAAAATTAAACACATCTCACCAACAGAAGGATCAATGAGTGGTGGTACTGAGCTGACTATTCAGGGCGACTATATGAACGCTGGTAGCACAATCGAAGTATATATCGGTGATTTGGAATGCGTGGTGTTTGAAAACAATTCAATGCATCTGAAATGCGTCACGGGCCCTTCTAAGCATGCCTTCCAAAATTACGTCACCGTGAAGTTTGACGGACACATTCGTACCTCTGAAGATGTCTACGAATATGACGAAGAATTAGATCCAGAAGAGAACACGCGCAATATACCCAGGGGTGTTCCAACAGGTGGACCAGATACGTCAATAATATTTCACCTACCTGTCGataaaaacttgacaaaagatgatgaaattctCTTTTACATTCACGATGAACAGATAAACAAATCATACTACAGCAGATGCGAAATTTCCGACGTTTCTTTGGTATGCCCCACACCGAGCATGTGTGATATTCATACGTATTCTCTGAACGAAAACAAACCTAAACTAATGGATTATGGATTCAAAATGAATACTTCAGATGGAGTAGAACTGAATGATTTAAATGTTCCCAAGAAATACCCCACCTTTCTACTTTACCCAAATTCAGTTCGCTATCTCATAGAAAACACTGCAGGTAACAAACGAATCGTGATCGTTAAATACAAAATCATCGCGATCATTTTAGGAGCACTGCTATTCGCCGTGATCGTAATATTTATCTGGTATCatcgaaaatctgctgaaaaattgcgaaaaatgcaACAACAAATTAATATAATGGAAACGGAAACGATGGTAGCGTCACAATTAATGGAACCGATAGCCATTGGAGAAGAATTGGAGCTGGATGTATCAGACTCACACAGGCTG